The following proteins are encoded in a genomic region of Micromonospora olivasterospora:
- a CDS encoding type 1 glutamine amidotransferase: MGTALVIENDPTDDVRRLGEWLVEGGLELRVLRPHAGDELPADLHGYVALVVLGGEQQAYPLPDGTPGTPWFPALEGLLRKAVRHRLPTLGVCLGAQLLATAHAGLVERSPSGPEVGPAVVGRRDAAEADPLFRYVPLIPDVLQWHSDEITELPHGATLLAVSTRYPHQAFRLGDRAWGLQFHIECDTAMIADWATDSALLAELGYDPELVVAACDRVMADVEEVWQPFAVRFAALALGELADDAVRRDLPLLGH, encoded by the coding sequence GTGGGAACCGCGCTGGTGATCGAGAACGATCCGACCGACGACGTCCGCCGGCTGGGGGAGTGGCTGGTGGAGGGGGGGCTGGAGCTGCGGGTGCTGCGCCCGCACGCCGGCGACGAACTCCCCGCCGACCTTCACGGGTACGTGGCGCTGGTCGTGCTGGGCGGGGAGCAGCAGGCGTACCCGCTGCCCGACGGCACCCCGGGCACGCCCTGGTTCCCCGCGCTGGAGGGGCTGCTGCGCAAGGCGGTCCGGCACCGGCTGCCGACCCTCGGGGTCTGTCTCGGCGCGCAGCTGCTCGCCACCGCGCACGCCGGGCTGGTCGAGCGCAGCCCGTCCGGGCCCGAGGTCGGCCCCGCCGTGGTCGGCCGGCGCGACGCCGCCGAGGCCGACCCGCTCTTCCGGTACGTGCCGCTGATCCCGGACGTGTTGCAGTGGCACTCCGACGAGATCACCGAACTGCCGCACGGCGCGACCCTGCTGGCCGTCTCCACCCGCTACCCGCACCAGGCGTTCCGCCTCGGCGACCGGGCCTGGGGGCTGCAGTTCCACATCGAGTGCGACACCGCGATGATCGCAGACTGGGCCACCGACTCCGCGCTGCTCGCCGAGCTGGGCTACGACCCCGAGCTGGTGGTGGCGGCCTGCGACCGGGTGATGGCCGACGTCGAGGAGGTGTGGCAGCCCTTCGCTGTCCGGTTCGCCGCCCTCGCCCTCGGCGAGCTGGCGGACGACGCGGTGCGGCGCGATCTTCCGCTGCTCGGGCACTGA
- a CDS encoding S66 peptidase family protein produces MIDDGVLRPPVLRPGDTVMLVSPSGPTRPERVARGVELLTGWGLRPVLAPNAYARRGYLAGADELRAADLNAAFADPEVRGVICTRGGYGAQRVVDAVDMAAVRRDPKVVAGFSDITALQLALWRGARLASVHGPGAAWLDERTPPYSAESLHAALMTTEPVTVAAVPGEETSGVRVPGSATGTLLGGNLCLIAASVGTADMPDLTGAVLLVEDVQEPPYKVDRMLTQLRRAGALRRVAGVAVGQFTDCADSWDTTVADVLAERLGDLGVPVLGGLPIGHGHGQLTVPLGTRATLDATAGTLTVAPAVH; encoded by the coding sequence GTGATCGACGACGGCGTCCTGCGCCCACCCGTGCTGCGCCCCGGCGACACGGTGATGCTGGTGTCCCCGTCCGGGCCGACCCGGCCCGAGCGGGTGGCCCGGGGCGTCGAACTGCTCACCGGCTGGGGGTTGCGGCCCGTGCTCGCGCCCAACGCGTACGCCCGCCGGGGCTACCTGGCCGGCGCGGACGAGCTGCGCGCCGCCGACCTGAACGCCGCGTTCGCCGACCCGGAGGTGCGCGGGGTGATCTGCACCCGCGGCGGGTACGGCGCCCAGCGGGTGGTCGACGCCGTCGACATGGCGGCGGTGCGGCGCGACCCGAAGGTGGTGGCCGGCTTCTCCGACATCACCGCGTTGCAGCTCGCGCTGTGGCGCGGGGCCCGGCTGGCCAGCGTGCACGGCCCCGGCGCGGCCTGGCTGGACGAGCGCACGCCGCCGTACTCGGCCGAATCGCTGCACGCCGCGCTGATGACCACCGAGCCGGTCACCGTCGCCGCCGTGCCGGGCGAGGAGACATCCGGCGTACGCGTCCCCGGCAGCGCCACCGGGACGCTGCTCGGCGGCAACCTCTGCCTGATCGCCGCCTCGGTCGGCACCGCGGACATGCCCGACCTCACCGGGGCGGTCCTGCTGGTCGAGGACGTGCAGGAACCGCCCTACAAGGTCGACCGGATGCTGACCCAGCTGCGCCGCGCCGGGGCGCTGCGCCGGGTGGCCGGGGTGGCCGTCGGCCAGTTCACGGACTGCGCGGACAGCTGGGACACCACGGTCGCCGACGTGCTGGCCGAGCGCCTCGGCGACCTCGGCGTACCGGTCCTCGGCGGGCTGCCGATCGGCCACGGCCACGGCCAGCTCACCGTCCCGCTGGGCACCCGGGCCACCCTCGACGCCACCGCCGGCACCCTCACGGTCGCCCCCGCCGTCCACTGA
- a CDS encoding DUF350 domain-containing protein, translated as MLADLFGGAWQSVVFGVVGVGLMAAGFGLVDLLTPGRLRELIWMRRNGNAALLLAANQLGIAGIVFTAILTSYHDFAKGLASTVIFGLVGLLIMGLAFVVLDLLTPGRLGEIVCSDEPHPAARVSAATHFGAALIVCACIA; from the coding sequence GTGCTGGCGGACCTGTTCGGCGGAGCCTGGCAGAGCGTGGTGTTCGGGGTCGTCGGGGTGGGGCTGATGGCGGCCGGCTTCGGGCTGGTCGACCTGCTCACCCCCGGGCGGCTGCGGGAGCTGATCTGGATGCGGCGCAACGGCAACGCCGCGCTGCTGCTGGCCGCCAACCAGCTCGGCATCGCCGGGATCGTGTTCACCGCGATCCTCACCAGCTACCACGACTTCGCCAAGGGGCTCGCCTCGACGGTGATCTTCGGGCTGGTCGGCCTGCTGATCATGGGGTTGGCGTTCGTCGTGCTGGACCTGCTCACCCCCGGCAGGCTCGGGGAGATCGTCTGCTCCGACGAGCCGCACCCGGCCGCCCGGGTCAGCGCCGCCACCCACTTCGGGGCCGCGCTGATCGTCTGCGCCTGCATCGCCTGA
- the glnA gene encoding type I glutamate--ammonia ligase produces the protein MDRQQEFVLRTLEERDIRFVRLWFTDVLGTLKSVSVAPAELEAAFEEGIGFDGSAIEGFARVFESDMVAMPDPTTFQVFPFEGGVSGESARMFCDILLPDGSPSWADPRHVLRRALSKAAEKGFTFYTHPEIEFFLLENGPQDGSLPTPVDTGGYFEHTTHAVARDFRRQAVLALERIGISVEFSHHEVAPGQQEIDLRYADALTTADNIMTFRHVVKEVALSTGVQASFMPKPFTDQPGSGMHTHLSLFEGERNAFHDGGDPMKLSKVAKSFIAGLLTHAREYTAVTNQWVNSYKRLYPQALPDRITESPAYVCWGHLNRSALVRVPAYGKPNSARVEVRSPDSAANPYLAFAVLLGAGLKGIEEGYELPPGAEDDVWSLTSAERRAMGYEALPENLAEAIDVMAGSELVAEVLGEHVFDFFLRNKRAEWEQYRREVTPYERQRYLSL, from the coding sequence GTGGACCGTCAGCAGGAGTTCGTCCTCCGTACGCTGGAAGAGCGGGACATCCGGTTCGTCCGGCTGTGGTTCACCGATGTGCTGGGCACGCTCAAGAGCGTGTCGGTGGCGCCCGCCGAGCTGGAGGCGGCCTTCGAGGAGGGCATCGGGTTCGACGGCTCGGCGATCGAGGGCTTCGCCCGGGTCTTCGAGTCCGACATGGTGGCCATGCCCGACCCGACCACCTTCCAGGTGTTCCCGTTCGAGGGCGGGGTCAGCGGCGAGAGCGCCCGGATGTTCTGCGACATCCTGCTTCCCGACGGCAGCCCGTCCTGGGCCGACCCGCGGCATGTGCTGCGCCGGGCGCTGTCGAAGGCCGCCGAGAAGGGTTTCACCTTCTACACCCACCCCGAGATCGAGTTCTTCCTGCTGGAGAACGGCCCGCAGGACGGCTCCCTGCCCACCCCGGTCGACACCGGCGGTTACTTCGAGCACACCACCCACGCGGTGGCCCGCGACTTCCGTCGCCAGGCCGTGCTCGCCCTGGAGCGGATCGGCATCTCGGTGGAGTTCAGCCACCACGAGGTCGCGCCCGGCCAGCAGGAGATCGACCTGCGCTACGCCGACGCGTTGACCACCGCCGACAACATCATGACCTTCCGGCATGTGGTGAAGGAGGTGGCGCTGTCCACCGGCGTGCAGGCCAGCTTCATGCCGAAGCCGTTCACCGACCAGCCGGGCAGCGGCATGCACACCCATCTGTCGCTGTTCGAGGGGGAGCGCAACGCGTTCCACGACGGCGGCGACCCGATGAAGCTGTCGAAGGTGGCGAAGTCGTTCATCGCCGGGCTGCTCACCCACGCCCGGGAGTACACCGCCGTCACCAACCAGTGGGTCAACTCGTACAAGCGGCTCTACCCGCAGGCACTGCCGGACCGGATCACCGAGAGCCCCGCGTACGTCTGCTGGGGGCACCTCAACCGGTCCGCGTTGGTCCGCGTCCCCGCGTACGGCAAGCCGAACTCGGCCCGCGTGGAGGTCCGCTCGCCGGACTCGGCGGCCAACCCGTACCTGGCCTTCGCGGTGCTGCTCGGCGCCGGCCTCAAGGGCATCGAGGAGGGCTACGAGCTGCCCCCCGGGGCCGAGGACGACGTCTGGTCGCTGACCAGCGCCGAGCGCCGCGCCATGGGCTACGAGGCGCTGCCGGAGAACCTGGCCGAGGCGATTGACGTGATGGCCGGCTCCGAGCTGGTGGCGGAGGTGCTCGGCGAGCACGTCTTCGACTTCTTCCTGCGCAACAAGCGCGCCGAGTGGGAGCAGTACCGCCGGGAGGTCACCCCGTACGAGCGGCAGCGCTACCTCTCGCTGTAG
- a CDS encoding NAD+ synthase yields MPTLRLALSQVNPTVGDLAGNADLVRRWTRRAADAGAQLVLFPEMMLTGYPVEDLVFRRSFVAASQAALHRLAADLAADGLGDLPVVVGYLDADGPPQISSAAEPGRGARNAAALLHRGAVVATYFKHHLPNYGVFDEDRYFVPGDTLTVVRVGGVDVALTVCEDLWQAGGPFAVARQAGVGLVVNINGSPYELNKDDIRLPLVRRRAAEAGATIAYVNMIGGQDELVFEGDSMIVAPDGTLLARAPQFVEHLLVHDVELPAAAAPLAVHGELADGMRLVRTPVEAALPPAGGPAAVGGIMEPVADEAEVWHALVLGLRDYVDKNRFPSVVLGLSGGIDSAVVAALAVDALGPDRVVGVSLPSQHSSEHSLADAEDLAKRTGLDYRVQPIQPMVDTYLANMSLSGVAVENLQARVRGVILMALSNQEGHLVLTTGNKSELAVGYSTLYGDSVGGFNPVKDVWKTLIWRLAKWRNADAARRGETPPIPESSIGKPPSAELSPGQLDSDTLPDYQVLDPILIGYVDGDLGRDGLVAAGHDPAVIDRVLRMVDTAEYKRRQSAPGTKISMKAFGRDRRLPITNRWREHG; encoded by the coding sequence ATGCCCACCCTGCGTCTCGCTCTGTCCCAGGTCAACCCGACCGTCGGCGACCTGGCCGGCAACGCCGACCTGGTCCGTCGGTGGACCCGACGGGCCGCCGACGCCGGCGCCCAGCTCGTCCTGTTCCCGGAGATGATGCTGACCGGGTATCCGGTCGAGGACCTGGTCTTCCGCCGGTCCTTCGTCGCCGCGTCCCAGGCCGCGCTGCACCGGCTCGCCGCGGACCTGGCCGCCGACGGGCTCGGCGACCTGCCGGTGGTCGTCGGCTACCTGGACGCCGACGGCCCGCCGCAGATCAGCTCCGCCGCCGAGCCGGGCCGGGGGGCGCGCAACGCCGCGGCACTGCTGCACCGGGGCGCCGTCGTCGCCACCTACTTCAAGCACCACCTGCCCAACTACGGCGTCTTCGACGAGGACCGCTACTTCGTCCCGGGCGACACGCTGACCGTCGTCCGGGTCGGCGGGGTGGACGTCGCGCTGACCGTCTGCGAGGACCTGTGGCAGGCCGGCGGGCCGTTCGCGGTCGCCCGGCAGGCCGGGGTGGGCCTGGTGGTCAACATCAACGGCTCGCCGTACGAGCTGAACAAGGACGACATCCGGCTGCCCCTGGTTCGCCGGCGGGCCGCCGAGGCCGGCGCCACCATCGCGTACGTCAACATGATCGGCGGCCAGGACGAGCTGGTCTTCGAGGGCGACTCGATGATCGTGGCGCCGGACGGCACGCTGCTGGCCCGCGCCCCGCAGTTCGTCGAGCACCTGCTCGTCCACGACGTCGAGCTGCCGGCCGCGGCCGCGCCCCTGGCCGTCCACGGCGAGCTGGCCGACGGGATGCGGCTGGTCCGTACCCCGGTCGAGGCCGCGCTGCCGCCGGCCGGGGGGCCGGCGGCGGTCGGCGGGATCATGGAGCCGGTCGCCGACGAGGCCGAGGTGTGGCACGCGCTGGTGCTGGGCCTGCGCGACTACGTCGACAAGAACCGCTTCCCGTCGGTGGTGCTGGGGCTCTCCGGCGGCATCGACTCGGCGGTGGTGGCCGCGCTCGCGGTCGACGCGCTCGGCCCGGATCGGGTGGTCGGGGTGTCCCTGCCCAGCCAGCACTCCTCCGAGCACTCCCTCGCCGACGCGGAGGACCTGGCGAAGCGGACCGGGCTGGACTACCGGGTCCAGCCGATCCAGCCCATGGTGGACACGTACCTGGCGAACATGTCGCTGTCCGGGGTGGCGGTGGAGAACCTCCAGGCCCGGGTGCGCGGGGTGATCCTGATGGCGCTGTCGAACCAGGAGGGTCACCTCGTCCTCACCACCGGCAACAAGAGCGAGCTGGCGGTCGGCTACTCGACCCTGTACGGCGACTCGGTCGGCGGGTTCAACCCGGTCAAGGACGTGTGGAAGACGCTGATCTGGCGGCTGGCGAAGTGGCGCAACGCCGACGCCGCCCGCCGGGGCGAGACGCCGCCGATCCCGGAGAGCTCGATCGGCAAGCCGCCGAGCGCCGAGCTGAGCCCCGGCCAGCTCGACAGCGACACCCTGCCGGACTACCAGGTGCTCGACCCGATCCTGATCGGGTACGTCGACGGCGACCTGGGCCGCGACGGCCTGGTCGCCGCCGGTCACGACCCGGCGGTGATCGACCGGGTGCTGCGCATGGTGGACACGGCCGAGTACAAGCGCCGGCAGTCCGCGCCGGGCACGAAGATCTCGATGAAGGCGTTCGGACGCGACCGGCGACTGCCGATCACGAACCGCTGGCGCGAGCACGGCTGA
- the panB gene encoding 3-methyl-2-oxobutanoate hydroxymethyltransferase, which yields MVESTPAEVTALYGGPATRRVRTRDLLAAKERGERWPMLTSYDQYTASIFDAAGIPVLLVGDSAANNIFGYDTTVPVTAEELLPLVRAVVRSTRQALVVADLPFGSYEEGPTQALRSAVRFMKEGGCHAVKLEGGRRCAEQVAAITGAGIPVMAHVGFTPQREHTIGGYRVQGRGDAAEDVLADARAVAEAGAFAVVLEMVPGEVAKRITAELPIPTVGIGAGPDTDAQVLVWQDMAGLRTGKAPRFVKRYADLSGVLTEATRRYADEVRGGDFPAAEHTF from the coding sequence ATGGTGGAGTCCACCCCGGCCGAGGTGACCGCCCTCTACGGCGGGCCGGCCACCCGGCGGGTCCGCACCCGCGACCTGCTCGCCGCCAAGGAGCGCGGCGAGCGGTGGCCGATGCTCACCTCGTACGACCAGTACACCGCGTCCATCTTCGACGCCGCCGGCATCCCCGTGCTGCTCGTCGGCGACTCGGCGGCGAACAACATCTTCGGGTACGACACGACGGTGCCGGTGACCGCCGAGGAGCTGCTGCCGCTGGTCCGCGCGGTGGTGCGGTCGACCCGGCAGGCGCTGGTGGTGGCCGACCTGCCGTTCGGCTCGTACGAGGAGGGGCCGACGCAGGCGCTGCGCAGCGCGGTGCGGTTCATGAAGGAGGGCGGCTGCCACGCGGTGAAGCTGGAGGGCGGCCGGCGCTGCGCGGAGCAGGTCGCCGCGATCACCGGCGCCGGCATCCCGGTGATGGCGCACGTCGGCTTCACCCCGCAGCGCGAGCACACCATCGGCGGCTACCGGGTGCAGGGGCGCGGCGACGCGGCCGAGGACGTCCTCGCCGACGCCCGGGCGGTGGCCGAGGCGGGCGCGTTCGCGGTGGTGCTGGAGATGGTGCCGGGCGAGGTGGCCAAGCGGATCACCGCCGAGCTGCCGATCCCGACCGTCGGCATCGGCGCCGGCCCGGACACCGACGCCCAGGTGCTGGTCTGGCAGGACATGGCCGGCCTGCGTACGGGGAAGGCCCCGCGCTTCGTGAAGCGCTACGCGGACCTGTCCGGGGTGCTGACCGAGGCGACCCGCCGGTACGCCGACGAGGTCCGCGGCGGCGACTTCCCCGCCGCCGAGCACACGTTCTGA
- the npdG gene encoding NADPH-dependent F420 reductase has protein sequence MAYDASTLPDVSGLTVGIIGGTGDQGRGLAYRFARAGQTVLIGSRSAERAAQAAAEIAGLPHVPAGGQVTGADNDEVARRSDVVVIAVPWDGHEATVAALAQPLAGKIVVDCVNPLGFDRQGPYALPVEDGSAVQQAARLLPESRVCAAFNHVSAPLLADPEIGRIDLDVLICTEDRELVGVVAALAARIPGMRGIYAGRLRNAHQIEAFTANLIAINKRYKAHAGIRVTDL, from the coding sequence ATGGCATACGACGCGAGCACCCTGCCCGACGTGTCCGGGCTAACCGTCGGGATCATCGGCGGCACCGGCGACCAGGGCCGGGGCCTGGCCTACCGGTTCGCCCGGGCCGGGCAGACCGTGCTGATCGGCTCGCGGTCCGCCGAGCGGGCCGCGCAGGCCGCCGCCGAGATCGCCGGGCTGCCCCACGTGCCCGCCGGGGGGCAGGTCACCGGCGCGGACAACGACGAGGTGGCCCGCCGCAGCGACGTGGTGGTGATCGCGGTGCCGTGGGACGGGCACGAGGCCACCGTCGCCGCCCTGGCGCAGCCGCTCGCCGGCAAGATCGTCGTCGACTGCGTGAACCCGCTGGGCTTCGACAGGCAGGGCCCGTACGCGCTGCCGGTCGAGGACGGCAGCGCCGTCCAGCAGGCCGCCCGGCTGCTGCCGGAGTCCCGGGTCTGCGCCGCGTTCAACCACGTGAGCGCGCCCCTGCTGGCCGACCCGGAGATCGGCCGGATCGACCTCGACGTGCTGATCTGCACCGAGGACCGGGAACTGGTCGGCGTCGTGGCGGCGCTCGCCGCCCGGATCCCCGGCATGCGCGGCATCTACGCCGGGCGGCTGCGCAACGCCCACCAGATCGAGGCGTTCACCGCGAACCTGATCGCCATCAACAAGCGCTACAAGGCGCACGCCGGCATCCGCGTCACGGACCTGTGA
- a CDS encoding RNB domain-containing ribonuclease, producing MVIRRVLAPRIDFGALRRELGLPEGFPPDAQREADEAAAAPPRPSADRTDVPFVTVDPAGSRDLDQAMHLARRPGGGFRVRYAIADVAAHVRPGGALEAETWRRGQTVYLPDGNVPLHPETLSEGAASLLPDQDRAAVVWTIDLDADGGTVAVALERALVRSRAKLDYAGVQADAEAGRLPEPIALLPEIGALLTARGLRRGAVNLPLPEQDVEADGDGWRLVLRGPVPMEDHNAQISLLTGMAAADIMLAGRIGLLRTMPAPRPEAVARLRTAAAPLGVDWPDGASVGEVLAGLDASQPRAAAFVDQAAELMRGAAYTAFDGDLPEHPEHGGVAAAYAHVTAPLRRLADRYATEVCLALHEDRPVPDWARAALPRLPEVMTTTDRAASAATRGAVELTEAVLLEHRVGETFSAAVLDVDAPPNGQARPGGAPDRQAGPGRPANGQARPGRQPGGTVALDAPPVRARCTGALPLGERVRVRLVTADPVARKVLFELA from the coding sequence GTGGTGATCCGACGCGTACTGGCGCCCCGCATCGACTTCGGCGCGCTGCGGCGCGAGCTGGGGCTCCCCGAGGGGTTCCCGCCCGACGCCCAGCGCGAGGCCGACGAGGCCGCGGCCGCGCCGCCCCGGCCCTCCGCCGACCGCACCGACGTCCCGTTCGTCACCGTCGACCCGGCCGGCTCGCGGGACCTGGACCAGGCGATGCACCTCGCCCGCCGGCCCGGTGGCGGTTTCCGGGTCCGGTACGCGATAGCCGACGTCGCGGCGCACGTACGCCCCGGCGGCGCGCTCGAGGCGGAGACCTGGCGGCGCGGGCAGACTGTCTACCTGCCCGACGGCAACGTGCCGCTGCACCCGGAGACGCTCAGCGAGGGCGCGGCGAGCCTGTTGCCCGACCAGGACCGGGCGGCCGTGGTGTGGACGATCGACCTCGACGCCGACGGCGGCACGGTCGCCGTCGCGCTGGAACGCGCCCTCGTACGTAGCCGGGCGAAGCTGGACTACGCCGGCGTGCAGGCCGACGCCGAGGCCGGGCGGCTGCCGGAGCCGATCGCCCTGTTGCCCGAGATCGGCGCCCTGCTCACCGCGCGCGGGCTGCGCCGGGGCGCGGTCAACCTGCCGCTGCCCGAGCAGGACGTCGAGGCCGACGGCGACGGCTGGCGGCTGGTGCTGCGCGGGCCGGTGCCGATGGAGGACCACAACGCCCAGATCTCCCTGCTGACCGGGATGGCCGCGGCGGACATCATGCTGGCCGGCCGGATCGGGCTGCTGCGTACGATGCCCGCGCCGAGGCCGGAGGCGGTGGCTCGGCTGCGTACGGCCGCCGCCCCGCTGGGCGTCGACTGGCCGGACGGCGCGAGCGTGGGCGAGGTGCTCGCCGGGCTGGACGCCTCGCAGCCCAGGGCGGCCGCCTTCGTCGACCAGGCGGCCGAGCTGATGCGCGGCGCCGCGTACACGGCGTTCGACGGCGACCTGCCGGAGCATCCGGAGCACGGCGGGGTCGCGGCGGCGTACGCGCACGTCACGGCGCCGCTGCGCCGGCTGGCCGACCGGTACGCCACGGAGGTCTGCCTGGCCCTGCACGAGGACCGGCCGGTGCCCGACTGGGCCCGGGCGGCGCTGCCGAGGCTGCCGGAGGTCATGACGACCACCGACCGGGCGGCGTCGGCGGCCACCCGCGGCGCGGTCGAGTTGACCGAGGCGGTCCTGCTGGAGCACCGGGTCGGCGAGACCTTCTCCGCGGCGGTGCTGGACGTGGACGCGCCGCCGAACGGGCAGGCCCGGCCGGGCGGGGCGCCGGACCGCCAGGCGGGGCCGGGGCGGCCGGCGAACGGGCAGGCCCGGCCCGGCCGGCAGCCGGGCGGCACGGTCGCGCTGGACGCCCCGCCGGTGCGGGCCCGCTGCACGGGCGCGCTGCCGCTGGGGGAGCGGGTCCGCGTCCGGCTGGTCACCGCCGACCCGGTGGCCCGGAAGGTCCTCTTCGAGCTGGCCTGA
- a CDS encoding histone — translation MAEAQQATTGPAAERITAQKTTAARRAAGAARATPARRAGMGTTTARGATVTKASPNASGAGAGRAPVRKAPATRVTAQAPVGKTAAKKAPARKTAATGSPARRAAAKTAPARKAAAKTAPAKTTTAAAKKAPTKRAPAKKAATARKATAAKKATAAKRTTAAKTAPARKAPARKAPTAKKATTAKKATAAKKAASTRPTGGTRTVAAKKAPARKATG, via the coding sequence ATGGCCGAAGCACAGCAGGCCACCACCGGCCCAGCCGCCGAACGTATCACCGCGCAGAAGACCACCGCGGCGCGACGGGCCGCGGGCGCGGCCCGGGCCACTCCCGCGCGCAGGGCCGGCATGGGCACCACGACGGCGCGGGGGGCCACGGTCACCAAGGCGTCGCCGAACGCCTCCGGCGCCGGTGCCGGCCGAGCCCCGGTGCGGAAGGCGCCCGCGACCAGGGTCACCGCGCAGGCCCCGGTGGGGAAGACGGCCGCCAAGAAGGCCCCCGCGAGGAAGACCGCCGCCACCGGGTCGCCCGCGAGGAGGGCCGCGGCGAAGACGGCGCCCGCCAGGAAGGCCGCGGCGAAGACGGCGCCCGCGAAGACCACGACGGCCGCGGCGAAGAAGGCACCCACGAAGAGGGCGCCTGCGAAGAAGGCGGCGACAGCGAGGAAGGCGACGGCGGCGAAGAAGGCGACGGCGGCGAAGCGGACCACCGCGGCGAAGACGGCGCCGGCCCGCAAGGCGCCCGCCCGCAAGGCGCCCACGGCGAAGAAGGCCACCACCGCGAAGAAGGCCACCGCCGCGAAGAAGGCCGCGTCGACCCGGCCGACCGGGGGCACCCGCACGGTGGCCGCGAAGAAGGCGCCGGCCCGGAAGGCCACCGGCTGA
- a CDS encoding nucleotidyltransferase domain-containing protein has product MDTDVRQYLADLVAAARDVLGGDLVGAYAAGSVALGAYQVGRSDVDVALVCADALDDGHKRELVARLRHEALPCPARGLELVVYRREVAGSGTPEPGFEVELNTGARMPFRATWSGDERAAADGRFWYGLDRSILHQDGLALLGPPAEEMFADLSPADLRRLLVEALTWWLALPTPPGDEPAAGAEDAVLGACRSLVRCRDGVWLPKVAAGRRLVERGHPETALIERAIAVRLGGPPPGGREARDFQRGVRDEIRAAM; this is encoded by the coding sequence ATGGACACTGACGTACGGCAGTACCTGGCGGACCTGGTCGCGGCGGCCCGGGACGTGCTCGGCGGCGACCTGGTCGGGGCGTACGCGGCCGGCTCGGTCGCCCTCGGCGCGTACCAGGTCGGGCGCAGCGACGTCGACGTGGCGCTGGTCTGCGCGGACGCACTGGACGACGGACACAAGCGGGAGCTGGTGGCCCGACTGCGGCACGAGGCGCTGCCCTGCCCGGCCCGGGGGCTGGAGCTGGTCGTCTACCGCCGGGAGGTGGCCGGCTCCGGAACCCCCGAGCCGGGGTTCGAGGTGGAGTTGAACACCGGCGCGCGGATGCCGTTCCGGGCGACCTGGTCAGGCGACGAACGGGCGGCCGCCGACGGCCGGTTCTGGTACGGGCTGGACCGCAGCATCCTGCACCAGGACGGGCTGGCCCTGCTCGGGCCGCCGGCCGAGGAGATGTTCGCCGACCTGTCGCCGGCCGACCTGCGCCGGCTGCTGGTCGAGGCGCTGACCTGGTGGCTCGCGCTCCCGACGCCGCCCGGCGACGAGCCGGCGGCCGGGGCCGAGGACGCCGTGCTCGGCGCGTGCCGCTCGCTGGTGCGCTGCCGGGACGGCGTGTGGCTGCCGAAGGTGGCGGCCGGCCGCCGGCTCGTCGAGCGGGGCCACCCCGAAACGGCGCTGATCGAGCGGGCGATCGCCGTCCGGCTCGGCGGCCCGCCGCCGGGTGGCCGCGAGGCCCGGGACTTCCAGCGGGGCGTACGCGACGAGATCCGCGCGGCGATGTGA